A window from Alphaproteobacteria bacterium encodes these proteins:
- a CDS encoding OmpH family outer membrane protein codes for MSIAVTENKLLNESQSLSQDNVLRKTKLLVAACSFAAVIPFMMSQTALAENIFQKKGPQSEAPKEEGQSSTPAPQEALLNTELTSIEAAQESPAANPSEQENNTGSILGNRSPAAVSQMTSSKGMPKIIVVDVQGVLMSSSVGKDIKKQFDDKQAAFMKEIEVEEGELKKTEQDLLRQRTVLSQDVFAKKKAEFDERMVALNTKFQKNRQILEEAFNLARTDVESKLLDVIKEVKIEQSANLVLPAQQVIMGDDQMDVTNEVLSRFNKKVPSYKVNF; via the coding sequence ATGTCGATTGCTGTAACAGAAAATAAACTGCTTAATGAATCTCAGTCACTTTCTCAGGACAACGTTTTACGTAAAACAAAACTCCTGGTAGCGGCTTGTTCTTTTGCTGCTGTGATCCCCTTTATGATGAGTCAGACTGCCTTAGCGGAGAATATTTTCCAGAAAAAGGGACCACAGAGTGAAGCACCAAAAGAAGAAGGTCAATCATCAACGCCAGCTCCTCAAGAGGCGCTTCTCAATACAGAATTGACTTCAATTGAAGCAGCGCAGGAATCTCCTGCTGCAAACCCATCGGAACAAGAAAATAACACAGGGTCAATTTTGGGGAATCGTAGCCCTGCAGCAGTATCACAGATGACGTCTTCAAAAGGCATGCCTAAAATTATTGTTGTTGATGTTCAAGGCGTCTTAATGTCCTCATCAGTTGGCAAGGATATTAAAAAGCAATTTGATGATAAGCAAGCGGCTTTCATGAAAGAGATTGAAGTGGAAGAAGGCGAGCTTAAAAAGACAGAGCAAGACTTGCTGCGTCAGAGAACAGTTTTGTCGCAAGACGTTTTTGCAAAGAAAAAGGCAGAATTTGATGAGCGTATGGTGGCGCTTAATACAAAATTCCAGAAGAACCGTCAAATTTTGGAAGAAGCTTTTAATTTAGCCCGTACAGATGTTGAGAGTAAGCTTCTGGATGTGATTAAAGAAGTCAAGATTGAACAGAGTGCCAATTTGGTCTTGCCTGCACAGCAAGTGATTATGGGCGATGATCAAATGGATGTGACAAATGAAGTGCTCTCTCGTTTCAATAAAAAAGTGCCTTCTTATAAGGTAAACTTTTAG